The Paenibacillus uliginis N3/975 genome has a window encoding:
- a CDS encoding DUF4177 domain-containing protein, with the protein MMVQWEYRTVKYQTGGFLGGKVNEEELDELLNKHGYEGWELVSCFDTSQTQGQSRDVVMVFKRQAYVGG; encoded by the coding sequence ATGATGGTCCAGTGGGAATATAGAACGGTGAAATATCAGACCGGCGGTTTTTTGGGCGGTAAAGTGAATGAGGAAGAACTGGACGAACTGCTGAACAAGCACGGGTATGAAGGTTGGGAGCTGGTATCGTGTTTTGATACGAGCCAAACACAGGGACAGTCGAGGGACGTTGTTATGGTGTTTAAGCGACAAGCCTATGTTGGGGGCTGA